Proteins from one Drosophila gunungcola strain Sukarami chromosome 3R, Dgunungcola_SK_2, whole genome shotgun sequence genomic window:
- the LOC128256183 gene encoding keratin-associated protein 19-2, which translates to MRSWFLFGLYALLIAATVGQPLQQNESGKTEDSERGERVSRQIPYPYMGGYGGGYGGYGGYGGYGGYGGYGGYGGYGGYGGYGSYAGIRSSLYPYGNLYGSSGLGLAGGYYGRPYGYGGGYNIGYPAIGGFGATAGGIYGVSPFSPFA; encoded by the coding sequence ATGCGTAGCtggtttttatttggattataTGCGCTGCTAATCGCCGCAACAGTTGGCCAACCGCTGCAGCAAAATGAGTCTGGAAAAACTGAGGACTCCGAAAGGGGCGAGCGAGTGAGTCGCCAAATTCCCTATCCATACATGGGCGGCTACGGCGGAGGATACGGCGGATACGGCGGATATGGAGGATATGGAGGATACGGAGGATACGGGGGATACGGAGGATACGGGGGATATGGAGGCTATGGAAGCTACGCCGGCATACGCTCCTCACTTTATCCGTACGGCAATCTATATGGCTCCAGCGGCTTGGGACTGGCGGGCGGATATTATGGTCGTCCTTATGGTTATGGCGGTGGCTATAATATTGGATATCCGGCCATTGGCGGCTTTGGTGCCACTGCCGGCGGCATCTATGGTGTTAGTCCATTTTCCCCATTCGCTTAA